One genomic window of Azospirillum sp. TSH58 includes the following:
- a CDS encoding TerC family protein, with translation MLELFSDPQVWASLLTLTALEIVLGIDNIIFISIMAAKLPVHQQQKARQLGLALALIMRLLLLASISWVATLTEPLITVLGMGFSGRDLILLGGGLFLLAKGTIEIHNTVEGHEEGSAAPKLASFGAVVGQIIVLDIVFSLDSVITAVGMSNDLPVMVTAVVIAMAVMLFAARPVGDFVNRHVTVKMLALSFLLLVGVALIADGFGFHIPKGYLYFAIAFSTLVEALNLMAAARRKRKKAEAH, from the coding sequence ATGCTCGAACTGTTCTCCGACCCGCAGGTCTGGGCCAGCCTCCTGACGCTCACCGCGCTGGAGATCGTGCTCGGCATCGACAACATCATCTTCATTTCGATCATGGCGGCCAAGCTGCCGGTCCACCAGCAGCAGAAGGCCCGGCAGTTGGGTCTGGCGCTGGCGCTGATCATGCGGCTTCTGCTGCTCGCCTCCATCTCCTGGGTGGCGACCCTGACGGAACCGCTGATCACCGTGCTCGGCATGGGCTTCTCGGGCCGCGACCTGATCCTGCTCGGCGGCGGCCTGTTCCTGCTGGCCAAGGGCACCATCGAGATCCACAACACGGTGGAAGGCCACGAGGAGGGCAGCGCCGCCCCCAAGCTCGCCAGCTTCGGCGCGGTCGTCGGGCAGATCATCGTGCTGGACATCGTCTTCTCGCTGGACAGCGTGATCACCGCGGTCGGCATGTCCAACGACCTGCCGGTGATGGTCACCGCCGTCGTCATCGCCATGGCGGTGATGCTGTTCGCCGCCCGCCCGGTGGGCGATTTCGTGAACCGCCACGTCACCGTGAAGATGCTGGCCCTGTCCTTCCTGCTGCTGGTCGGCGTGGCGCTGATCGCCGACGGCTTCGGCTTCCACATCCCGAAGGGCTACCTGTACTTCGCCATCGCCTTCTCGACGCTGGTCGAGGCGCTGAACCTGATGGCCGCCGCCCGCCGCAAACGGAAGAAGGCCGAAGCGCACTGA
- a CDS encoding RNA-binding S4 domain-containing protein gives MTDLDDNDNFSDSGSDPTPAGRLRIDKWLWFARFFKTRSLAAKLCNGGGVRVSGTLVGKAHYAVKPGDVLTFAQGRHIRVIKVIALGSRRGPAPEAQALYEDLAPPVREEAIQDPYRAPPAPREPGAGRPTKRDRRALDQLYGEE, from the coding sequence TCCGACTCCGGCTCCGACCCCACCCCGGCGGGCCGGCTGCGGATCGACAAGTGGCTGTGGTTCGCGCGCTTCTTCAAGACGCGCAGCCTCGCGGCGAAGCTGTGCAACGGCGGCGGCGTGCGGGTGTCCGGAACGCTGGTCGGCAAGGCGCACTACGCGGTGAAGCCCGGCGACGTGCTGACCTTCGCGCAGGGGCGGCACATCCGCGTGATCAAGGTGATCGCGCTCGGCAGCCGGCGCGGCCCGGCGCCGGAGGCGCAGGCCCTCTACGAGGATCTCGCCCCGCCGGTGCGGGAGGAGGCGATCCAGGACCCCTACCGCGCGCCGCCGGCCCCGCGGGAGCCCGGCGCCGGGCGTCCGACCAAGCGCGACCGCCGGGCGCTCGACCAGCTCTACGGAGAGGAGTAA